GATTTCCCTTACAATCGGTCAGCCTGACTTCCCAACCCCTCAACATATTAAAGATGCAGGAAAAGCGGCCATTGATGGAGATTTCACGTCATATACCCACAATGCAGGATTTATCGAATTACGTGAAGCGGCTGCTTCATTCGTCAAAGAAAAATATCATGTAGAATATGACCCTGCAACAGAAGTCATCGTCACAAATGGTGCGTCCCAGGGAATCGATGTGATTCTGCGAACGATCCTTTGCCAGGGGGACGACTGCCTTCTTCCAGGGCCCGTATATCCAGGGTATGAACCCATCATCAAACTATGTGGTGCCTATCCGGTCCATATCGACATTACCCAAAATGAGTTTAAATTAGATGCAGCATTGATCGAAGGCAGCCTGACCCCTTCAACCAAATGCATCATCCTCCCATACCCCTCAAATCCAACAGGGGTCAGCTTATCAAAGGAAGAACTGAAAGAAATTGCCGAATTACTCAAGAGCCGGAACATTTTTGTATTGGCTGATGAAATATATAGCGAACTTACCTTTGATGATTCCCACCATTCCATTGCAGAGTATTTAAGAGAGCAAACGATCATCGTGAATGGATTATCAAAATCACATAGCATGACAGGTTGGAGGATCGGCCTGATCTTCGCTCCTGAAGCCATTTCGAGGCACCTTTTGAAGGTGCACCAATATAATGTGTCCTGCGCTTCGTCCATCTCCCAGAAAGCGGCTTATGAAGCTTTGACAGCCGGGAAAGACGATGCCCTGGATATGAAGATAGAGTATAAGAAACGAAGGGACTATGTATACGACAGACTTGTTGATATGGGATTCAAGGGAATCGTCAAACCCCACGGTGCCTTTTACTTTTTCGTGAAAATTCCCGATCACATCCTGTTAAGTTCATTTGATTTCTCCTTGGCCCTGGCTCAGGAGAAAAAGGTGGCTGTCGTCCCCGGTGATGCCTTTTCACCACTTGGAGAAGGATATTTCCGACTATCTTACGCCTGTTCCATGGATCAACTGACAGAAGGACTCGACCGGCTTCAATCTTTCATCCAATCCTAATGAGAGGGACGGACCTTGATGCAAGGTCCGTCCCTCTTTATGATTATCCTCTATATTCACCATTGTTATTAGATGCTTTTTCTTTTTTCGCTTTGTCGTTGTGGATTTTATTTGTCGCTGCACTCCCTATTTCATGGGCAAATTCAGCATTGATCTTTGAAGAATCAAAGCCTTTTTTATTTTTCTGCTGCGGATCATTTTTCTTTGTCCTTTTAGCCATCGTTTATTTCCCCCTTTATTATATTGCTGAACCGCTTAATCGATCAGCATATGTTTATTATTCATCTTCATCTGAAGTCCTATTCAATGGACAAATATCCAAAAAAAAAGAACTAACGCAGTTAACTGAGTTAGTTCAATAAAAAAAGGAAAAGGGGGTGTTAGTGAGAAATTAATCTCCAATTTCATGCTTAGTAATAGAATACCCGCTTTTAAAGATGATAAACCATCTTTCTACTTTTTTTATAAAAAATTTTTCGTTCACCGATACGCCGCTCCACTGAACAAAAAACGTCCAATAATTGGCCTTCAAACCCCCCAGGCACCCAAAAAAGTTATTTTAGTAAAACACTTTAAAAAAGCGCTTTCATACAGTATAATAAACAAGGGAATTCTGATCATGAAGTTTGAACATGACATTCAAAATGGTAATCATATGTGTAAGCCCCTTTTGAAAAAGAAAAAAGGGATTGAAAGAACCAAGCGTTCCTTCAATCCACTAGAAAGGGGGAAATGAGAATAAAAAGGCCCAAAGGGTGTGTGCCTTATTCTTCTCAGATATATTACCCTCATTTTCACTATTTAAACCTACATTTATTCCATTGATGTGGCTTTTTTCACTGCAGAAATGACCGCATCATTGGTGTCAAGTTGTAGTGCCTGTTCAGCCAGTTCTTTCATTTCAGCACGGTTCAACTGACGGATTTGAGAACGTGCCTTCAAAATGGATGTTGCACTCATTGAGAACTCATCCAAACCTAATCCAAGTAAGATTGGTACGGCAATCTCATCTCCAGCCATTTCTCCACACATACCTGCCCATTTTCCTTCCTTATGAGCCGCATCGATGACCATTTTCACAAGACGTAAAATGGCAGGGTTATACGGTTGATATAAATAGGAAACGCGCTCGTTCATGCGGTCGGCAGCCATTGTGTACTGAATCAGGTCGTTTGTCCCGATCGAGAAGAAATCAACTTCCTTGGCAAATACATCCGCCATGACGGCAGTTGAAGGAATTTCCACCATGATTCCCACTTCAATGTGATCAGCTACCGTTGTCCCATTTTCAAGAAGGGCTTTCTTCTCTTCTTCCAGGATTGCTTTCGCTTCTCTGAACTCTTGAAGATTTGAAATCATCGGGAACATGATTTTCAAGTTTCCAAATGGACTTGCCTTCAATAAAGCTCTAAGCTGCGTACGGAAGATATCCTGCTCATCTAAACATAGACGGATCGCACGATACCCAAGGAAAGGGTTCATTTCTTTCGGCAGATTTAAGTAAGGAAGCTCTTTATCCCCACCGATGTCAAGGGTACGAACCACAACTGGTTTCCCTTCCATTCCTTCTAATACAGCCTTATATGCTTCGTATTGCTCATCTTCTGACGGTAATTCGTCACGACCCATGTATAGGAATTCTGTACGATAAAGTCCTACACCTTCTCCACCGTGATTCTTTACCCCTTCAAGATCCTTTGGTGTCCCGATATTGGCAGCAAGTTCAACATGTTCGCCATCTTTGGATACCGTCGGTTCGTTCACGAGCTTCGCCCATTCAGCCTTTTGTTCTTCATAACGGGCATGTTCTTTCTTGTACTCTTCGATGACTTCCGGAGTCGGATTAATATGTACTTCTCCATTTAATCCGTCAACGATGATCATATCACCATTTTCAACAGAGGAAGTAATGGATTTCGTCCCCACTACAGCCGGGATCTCCATTGAACGGGCCATAATGGCCGAATGTGATGTTCTTCCACCGATGTCCGTTGTGAATCCTTTAACGAATTCACGGTTTAATTGTGCCGTGTCAGAAGGAGTTAAATCCTCTGCAATCACGATTACTTCTTCTGTTACCATGCTTGGGTTTGCAATCTGCACGCCCAATAGGTGTGAAAGGACACGTTTCGTCACGTCACGGATATCCGCCGCACGTTCCTTCATATACTCGTTATCCATGGATTCAAACATGGATACGAACATATCCGCGGTTTCTTTAAGGGCGGATTCAGCGTTTACATTTTCTGATTTTACTTTGTCTTCGATAGGTGTCAGTAGTTCTGGATCGCTTAAGACAAGAAGATGTGCTTCAAAGATTTGAGCTTTGTCTTCCCCTAAATCAACTCTCGCTTTATCACGGATCGCTTCAAGCTCTGATTTAGATGTCGCAATGGCATCCTGGAAGCGTGAAACTTCCTGTTCAGCATTGTCTACGCTTTTCTTTTCAAAGCTCAGGTCAGGTTCGACCAGGCGATACGCTTTCGCTATGGCGATACCATTTGATGCCGCTATTCCTTTTAAGAGACTGGACATTACTCAGCTAAACCTTCTTTGTTCAATGTTTCCTGTAAGCTGTTTAACGCTTCTTCTTCGTCACTACCTTCAGTAATGATTGTGATTTCTGCACCTTTACCAACACCTAAAGACATAACACCCATGATTGATTTTAAGTTTACTTTCTTTTCTTTGTATTCTAGATGTACATCGCTGTCGAATTTGCTTGCCGTTTGAACCAATAGAGTTGCCGGACGAGCATGAATTCCTGTTTCAGCTGTAACTGTAAATGTTTTTTGTGCCATGTGAATCGACTCCTTCAATTATCTTGTTTTTAGTTGCTTCATAAAAGTAATGGATTATAAAGAAAACGTCAACTATTTCTAGTGATTAATCCAATATTCCTATAAAGCTGTTCAATAAAAAAGAATAGCATGCAATGAGGATATACACAATTGTAAAGCTTGATTTTTTTAGTATTTCATAAATTTGCCACTGTTATGAACCTAATTATGTAAAATTTGATGATTTATTGTAAACCCTAAAGAAGAAAACGCAGTGAAGACCCCATATCCATGTGATATGGAGTCTTTAGTATGAGTCATTCTTAGGGTTGTCATACTATTCTTTTTCTACTGTTTCTGCCTTCATGAGGTTATAGCCGATCTTTGCTTTGATAACCGTTCCTTTCAATGTCATTTCATGATCTTCTGAGATATTTGAGTATACATTGACCAAGTCACAAATACATCGGGAGAATAACTCTGACAGCTGCTTTAATTCCTGGACCTCATACTTCCTGTCTTCTTTCATCAATTCCTCCATCACATCGATGGCAAGACTTTTCACCCTCAGTGCCTGCTCGATTTCGTATTTCAAATGGGACCCTCCCCTTTCTATCATTCTTTCTCTAGCATATGCCGTGGAAACTAGATTAGAACGGGGAAGCCGTCAAATGTTCAATTGGGCATCCTTTGTAAATAGTCGCTTATATGCCAGTAAAATAAACATGACGACAGTCAATGCAACGCTTCCGACAATACCTAACAGAATGGCAATCTGATATTCAATGGCCACCAGGGGGCTTACTCCTGAAAGAATTTGCCCAGTCATCATCCCAGGAAGAAAAATGATACCCATCCCAAGCATATTATTCAGAGTGGGAAGGATGGCAGAATCAAATGCATTATCCAAATACGTCTTAGAGGCTGCTTTAGGGGTTGCCCCCAGCATCAAAGCTCCTTCTACTTTTTCCCTCTGTTCTATCAATCCCCCGAGGAGGGTGTTGATTCCAAGCGTTATGCCCGTCATCGCGTTCCCCACAATCATCCCTGCAATCGGAATGAAATATCTTGGTTCATACCATGGGGAGAAATGGATGACGACCATATTGAAATAAAACAAGCTGATCAGCGTACCTGCGCATAATGAGATCGCTGCGATGCCTTTCAACTTTCGATCCATTTCATATTTAACCTGCTTGAATATATTCCTGACCGCAAATACTTCCATTACGACTATGATACTCAAGGTTAGCCAAGGGCTCGGATGATCAAAAATATATGTAAGGATGTAGCCAGCGATAATCAATTGAATGGTCATCCGGAGAGAAGCGAGTATGATCTGTTTTTCCCTCGATATCCCCCTCCATTTCACGATAAATAACAAGAGAAGGACAAAGGCATACGCCGCAATGAATCTCCATAATTCTATGTCGATAATTCCTTTTTCCAATCTTTACACCTCCATCTGCTATTTTCTGATCGTAATGATTTCTTCGCCGTACTCTTCGGCCACATTTGTCGAATGGGTCACCATGATGATGGTCCCTCCATGCCCATTTGCACACGTAATAAAACTTTTCATCACTTCAATCTCTGTTTCTTCGTCAAGAGCCGACGTAGGTTCATCCAATAAATAAACAGCAGGCTTCATTACTAACACCCTGCCGAGGGATAATCGCTGGCGCTCACCGCCAGACAACTGTTCTGCACGAGCATCCAGTGGTTTATCCAGCTTGACAATGGTCAAAATCTTCAATAGTTCCTCCCGGCTAGCCAGGGGCTTTTCTGAAAAGACAAGTCCCTTCTGAAGATTTTCTTCCACTGTGTCTCCAAACAGAAGAGGGGTTTGAGAAATCATGACAGCTTCCCTCCTATGCTTCACAGGCTCCACACTTTCCAGGGAATTCCCTTTATAACGGATTTCGCCCCTATCTGGTATGTTCATTTTATTCAACAATTTCAATAGAGTAGATTTCCCGGCACCGCTTTCCCCAACAAGGCAGGTCGTCCTGTGTTCGGAAATGTCCATCTCCTTAATATGTAAAATATCTTTATAATGCACATCTCTTAATTCATACAACATATAACGCCCTCCTCATCTTTATCATACCCCACCAAGAAAAATATAAAGAAGCTAATGCTTACATTAATGACTCATGTAAGCATTAGCTTCTTCTATTGATCTTCCCGTTCTTTCAATTCACCAATATGATGTTCAATCTGATTTGTGAAGTAATCGACTTCTTGCTGACTTGGAACGGATTGACCGTATCTGATGCGTTCATATAGAGAGAAAAAACGTTCAGATTCACTGAGCCCGATCCGATTGAACCATAATTGAACGTTCTCATTCTGTTGTCTTCCCGCTCCCCACCTGTGAGCTTCCCCTTCGAGCTTCTCCATGGATAGCCGGATTACGTCCCTTGCTTTTGAATACGAAATTCGATCCCTATCATCCTCCTCGACATGGGGTACGATCTTTTGAGTCATCATCGTTGGAGAATTTTCTGCCTCTCTTGCCATGTCAAGGGAGGATTTCCGTTTCTTCACTAAATAAATGATGACTGCTATAACCAATAACCCGAGTAGGACCTCATTCACCCAGGAAAATGATAATCCCTGGGTAAGTTCATAATCGGGAGTTTCTCCTAAATCCTGTTTTTGAACTTCACTTCCCTCTCCCTCCTGAGCATCCCTCGTACTCAAGAACATGTCTCTTAATTTTATCAACTGATCATAAATTGGATCCACCAAGAAAGAAAATACCCAAAACACCTTCTCAGCTCCCCAATAGATCCCTTTACTGGCGAGCGAGCTGAATATAGCCAGTATACCGCCTGCCAATGTTACTAATAACCAAAATCCCATTGGTTTCAACAGCACTTTTTTATGGTCGTTTTTCACATCACTGAGCATTCTTTGAATCGGCGTGAGCGTGATGATGATTGAAAGTAAGATGAATAACAGACTGTAGATGATATTCGTATTTCCCAAGTCTCTTATGGAACCTGTCAATAATGAAAACGAAGCGATAAATAAAAAGATCAGGACAGACCCGCTGCTCACTTCGATGGATGCATCGTTACTTTTGGTATAAGACGTGATTCTCCAATGCAAAAAAACGAGTATAGCCAGCATCACCCACCATGCAGCAGAGAAGAAATAGATACTTAATACAAGAGAAATAGCGAGTGCCCCTAACAATAGTTTAAAGATCCAAGGTTTCAATGTGCTTACTATAAGAAATGTCATTATTATGATAAACACCATACAAAGTGCCGGTACGTAGCTGCTTAATAGTGCTTCTTTGGAAAAAAGGAATGTGGTCATTAATAGGGCGAATAAAATATCGATTCCGACATGCAGCCCCATTTTCACCATGAGCATTTGTTTATGTTTGATCAAGAAGGAACTTTCAGCGAACGATTCCATAATGTGACGACTCCTTGTTTTTGTTCTGAATTCAACTTGTAAACTTGGATTTTCTGTTTTTCAATCTTTGTCAATAAAACTTCTTCACGTGCCCCCAGTGCCCCTGCAGTAATAAATACAGAAGGAACCAATTGTCTAAGGTATAAATGCTTCAGAACAATATGGAATGGGATTGTAAACTCATCTGTCGATAGAGTAGAAAGCATTTCCATCCCTCTCTGCCTGTGAACCCTTCCTATTCCGGGCGGAAGATAATAGTAAGGGGTCCCTCCCTGGGATCTCACGTTTAAGACAAGGGAGAAAGTGATATTTTGTTCTACCGCAAGCCTCATCATATAGGAGGCATATTGAATGATTTCTTCGAGCTGGTTTGTGATGGCATAGCGATCAGATAGATTGATGGCGATCATCCACTCTTTTTGGGTAGCTGGTGCATAGATCTTCGTTTGAAGGCTGCCGGTTCTGGCAGTTGCCTTCCAGTGAACATCCTGAAAGCGGTCTCCTTGGATGTAATCCCTTGTCCCTATCTGATGAAAGACATCATGAAATAATGAATGTTGGATGGGGACGTCCCCCTGTTTCCATGTAAGCTTTTGTTCGGCCATTTTCACTGGAGAATCTGAAGGAAATACGATAATGGTGGACGGGACATTATCAAGTAAATCCAAAAGTACTTTACCACTTCCGAATAAGTGGGGGATTTCCAGCTGCATATTGGTAATCTTGCATAATCCCCTTCTTTTTCCCATAACAGGTATGGAGATGCTCCCTTCCTCATTTTTACGGATGGAGAATGGGATGGACACTTCAATTTTGTCCTCCACCCCTGACGAGTAGGGGTGCATAGTGGGGATGACGATATCTTTAAATGTGATTTTCAACGTCGCACCCCAAATGGACATGCCTTTATTTTGAAGTTGAAATTCCCACTTTTGCTCCTCATCGCAATGGAGCCTAATCCTCTTCGTGGTCCTTCCAATGCTGATGCCTTCACCAATTTTCATTAGATACCATTGATGGACCCTGAAATAGAGGATCATCAACAAAAAAATACCCAACCCTACATAGGAATGTACATAAAAGCTTGCTGCCCCAACGATGACAAGCAGGACCAGAGTCAAGGATATATAGGGATCTTCGACAATGTCACGTTTCCAATTCACTAAGCTTGCCTCGCTTCTACAGGAGTAACCGACATTTCTACAATTTGCTCGATCACTTCTTCAGCCGTTCTCGTTAAGGATGACTCGATCGTTAATTGGATCCGGTGTTGGAGAACATATGAGGCAACGGCTACAATATCCTGCGGTCTCACAAAATCCCTGCCTTCGAGGAATGCTTGAGCCTGAGAGGCCTTGAGGAGTGCGAGGCTCGCTCGTGGGCTTGCACCTACCTCCACCCATTCATGTTCCCTTGTTCCCCTTGTAATTTGAAGGATATATGTTTCGATATCCTCAGATATATGTACTTCTTTAACTTGGCGGGTCAATGATTGTAACTCATCAAGACTTAACACTTTGTTGACTGTATTTAATGGTTCAGATGATTTAAAGCGATTTAATATTCCTCTCTCCTCTTCAAAATCAGGATACGTAAACGGAATCTTCAACAAAAATCGGTCCAGCTGTGCAGCTGGCAGTGGAAATGTTCCCTGCTGGGATTCAATCGGGTTCTGAGTGGCGACCACGATAAACGGGGGCTCTAATGGGACGGTTTCCCCGTCTATGGTGATTTGTTTTTCTTCCATTACTTCGAGTAAACTCGCCTGTGTTCTAGGAGTGGCCCTGTTAATCTCATCTGCCAAGAGGACATTCGTGACCACGGGTCCTGTCCTTAATTCGAATTCCTGTGTTTTCGGATTGAAAAACTGTATACCTGTCACATCACTCGGTAATACATCCGGTGTGAATTGGATCCTTTTAAATGCTCCATCGATACAGTGACTGAAAGTTTTGGCGAGCAAAGTCTTTCCTGTACCCGGGACACTTTCCAATAGAACATGTCCTTCTTGAAGTAATGCAATTAACAACAGGTCGATTTCCTTGTCCTTCCCCACTAGCACTTTATTCATCTCTCTCTTGATTGAATCCAATCGATTCATTCTTTTTCCCCCTCATTGACTGTATTAATTAAATTTTCTAAATATATTATTTTTTTATTCTATCATAACTTGTTGTTAAATTATCCCTTTTCCTAAAAAAAAACGAACCACTTCACCAGGATAGGTGAAGTGGTTCGTTTTTTTACCGTTAATGTTCATAAATCATCTTCCTTGTCATTCCCCCATCAATCACGATGTTTTCACCTGTGATGAAATCATTATCGGGGTGGGCAAGGAATAAGCATGCCCTAGCAATATCTCCAGGTTTCCCCACCCTGCCGGAAGGGTGCTGACTGTGGTCGATGTCTCTCAAGGTGTCATAATCTTCCGTTTGAATCCATCCGGGACTGATGGAATTGACACGGATCCCCACTTCGCTCAAAGTAATGGCCAGGGAATGAGTGAGGCTCACAATGCCTCCTTTTGTCGCTGAATAGGCTTCAGTATCCGGTTCAGACATAGAAGCTCTTGTTGAGGCCATATTTATGATGCATCCTCCCTTCTCCTTCATTAATGAAGCCGCTTCCCTGCTGCAGTAAAATACGCTGCTTAAGTTTGATGATAGAATGCTGTTCCAGTCGTCAGGTTCCATCTCCCAGAAGGACATGAATCTGGAGACACCTGCATTATTTATCAGAACGTCCAGCACCCCATGATCTTCTTTTATTTTATTGAAGACGCCTTTCACCTCATCGGGGACACCGACATCTGCTTGATGGAATCGTGTGTTATACCCCTCTGCATTAAGCCTATAGGAATGTTCTCTCCCCTTTTCCAGGTCCTTATCCATGAATTCAACCATGGCGCCCTCTCTGGCAAATTCTTCAACCAGGGTTTTCCCTATACCGCTTGCTCCCCCTGTAATACATACAATTTTGCTCTTCATTCTCTTCATCTCCCATTAAATGTTTATACAGAAGGATACCCTTCGCCCTGAAAGTTCAATCTCTTTTAATAGAAAAGGGTTAACCCGATTGGAATTCTCCTTTTAAAATAAGAGAGATTTCCTAGGGTTAACCCTTTACTAAATTATTGAATCATTTTATTATGAGTTGTTTTTTCAGTATCATTTCGCTGATGAATATTGATCAAGGCATCCAGCTCTTTACTCAGTTGAATGGTAGTGGGACTGTCCAGCCCTAGACGAAGGCCTGACTCTATCATTTTCCACCTTACCAACTCAATTCGAGCAACAATTGTCCCATTCATCAACATCACCTCTTTTTCTTTTCTCTATTTTACTATTAATCCCACATAGAGGAAAGAAAAAAGATATCCGAACGCTCATTTATTATTTACGACTCTTCTTATTTTGCGAAACGGTGTTTCCCAATTGTCAGCAAGGTGTCCCTGCTTGTGATCCAGTCACTTGTAGATGTCACTGGATTATAGAAAAAGAGTGATCCCTTTCCTTGGCCTCTGAATGCCAGGGCTTCCTGGACCGCGTCCCTTGCTTCCTGTGAAGGCGCCTGGTTGATTTGTCCATTTTGTACAGGCGAAAAGGCATAATGTCCATTTGAAACTTGATAGATTACACTTTTGATAGTGTCAGGGAACTCAGTAGAGTCCACTCTGTTCAATACGACGGTTGCAACTGCGACTTTACCTGCATATGGCTCACCTTTTGCTTCTGCATGTACAAGCTGTGCAAGCAGCTCCCGATCTTCGGTTGTCACGTTATTCTCAGGGATCTTGATGGTTTGACCCGGTTGGATTTCATTGGATTTCAGATTATTTGCTTCCTTTAATTGAATGACGGATACAGATTTCTCTTTACCGATATCCCAAAGGGACTCACCTTTTTCTACAGTGTGTTCTCCCCCTGCAGCAAATGTTTGAGTAGAGAACGTAACAAAAGAAAGTGCTGCAATTCCTAAAATAAAGCTCTTCTTAATCATATTTCTACCTCCCAAATAGCGTTCCCTCATAAGATAACAATGAATGGGGAGAATTTCAGCAGGTAATGGTTACCACCAATGGTTCATGCTTCAATACTAAATGAAGAAACCCGTTCATATACTGTTTATAGACAACAAGACTCTGATGCTCATATACAAACAAAAAAAGCAGAGGATGATTCCCTCCACTTCGGTTAACTTCTCGGTGTATCAAGGTATTGAAAGAGGATATTCCCACCTTGTTTAGCTATCCCACGGAACTGTTTGAAGTCTTCCTGTTTTACCAGCACAGATCGGAAAGCAAGAAAATCTTCCTTCAATACCATTATTTCCTCTACTTCTCTTGTACGCAATGATTGCAGCTGTTCAAGAATTTCTGTTTCACTCATATACACTACCTCCATCTTCACTGTTTCTATTGTAGTTTCAAAAGGCTACTGAGCTCAAGAGATAAATTTTATATGCAATTTTTAGAAAACTCTTTACCTTTTCATGACTTTGCGTCAAAATATTAGTAATTGTTTGTAGAATTTTGCCAAAAAGGAGCGGCTTTTGATGAAAAAAGCAGAAATCGGGAATGTCATTGAATTTAGAGAAGGATTAAAAGGAATCGTTGAGAAAGTGAATGAAAATTCAGTAATCGTCGATTTAACTTATATGAAGAATTATCGAGACCTTGAATTAGAAGAAAAGACGGTGGTGAATCATAAAAACTATAAGATTGTAGAGGCATAATCCTTAATATATATTTCTTATAAGGGGGAGGACACCCTCCTCCTTTTTTGATGTAGTACCAACATAGAAAGGTTTACGGCGGCAGCTTTGGGGTTATTCTGATAGCATACTGTCTCGTAAGGTGGAACCCTGTTATGAACCTGAATATACATATATTGAATAAAGCGCAAAAAAGCTTTTGGTTTGTGCCATTTTTATTCTCGCTGATCTCATTAATTCTTTCTCTTCTCACCTTTTATTTTGATTGGTGGTTAAGTCAGCATAACTATCCCATATTTCCAAAGGTTTTGTTCTCTAATTTCAACTTATCCATGACCATCATCAGTACGATCGCGTCATCCATCATGACGATGACGACCATTACCTTTTCAACAATCATGGTTGTCCTCACGACTTTTCTATCCCAGTATTCACCGAGGACCTTACAGAATTTCATCAATGACCGCCCGACTCAGCGGGTGCTTGCCATCTTCGTATCCGGTGTGGTCTACTGTATAACCCTGCTGGTCCTCCTCCAGGATGA
The DNA window shown above is from Rossellomorea vietnamensis and carries:
- a CDS encoding aminotransferase A translates to MEQHINPRVRDIQISGIRRFFNMVSDIDDMISLTIGQPDFPTPQHIKDAGKAAIDGDFTSYTHNAGFIELREAAASFVKEKYHVEYDPATEVIVTNGASQGIDVILRTILCQGDDCLLPGPVYPGYEPIIKLCGAYPVHIDITQNEFKLDAALIEGSLTPSTKCIILPYPSNPTGVSLSKEELKEIAELLKSRNIFVLADEIYSELTFDDSHHSIAEYLREQTIIVNGLSKSHSMTGWRIGLIFAPEAISRHLLKVHQYNVSCASSISQKAAYEALTAGKDDALDMKIEYKKRRDYVYDRLVDMGFKGIVKPHGAFYFFVKIPDHILLSSFDFSLALAQEKKVAVVPGDAFSPLGEGYFRLSYACSMDQLTEGLDRLQSFIQS
- the ptsP gene encoding phosphoenolpyruvate--protein phosphotransferase; the encoded protein is MSSLLKGIAASNGIAIAKAYRLVEPDLSFEKKSVDNAEQEVSRFQDAIATSKSELEAIRDKARVDLGEDKAQIFEAHLLVLSDPELLTPIEDKVKSENVNAESALKETADMFVSMFESMDNEYMKERAADIRDVTKRVLSHLLGVQIANPSMVTEEVIVIAEDLTPSDTAQLNREFVKGFTTDIGGRTSHSAIMARSMEIPAVVGTKSITSSVENGDMIIVDGLNGEVHINPTPEVIEEYKKEHARYEEQKAEWAKLVNEPTVSKDGEHVELAANIGTPKDLEGVKNHGGEGVGLYRTEFLYMGRDELPSEDEQYEAYKAVLEGMEGKPVVVRTLDIGGDKELPYLNLPKEMNPFLGYRAIRLCLDEQDIFRTQLRALLKASPFGNLKIMFPMISNLQEFREAKAILEEEKKALLENGTTVADHIEVGIMVEIPSTAVMADVFAKEVDFFSIGTNDLIQYTMAADRMNERVSYLYQPYNPAILRLVKMVIDAAHKEGKWAGMCGEMAGDEIAVPILLGLGLDEFSMSATSILKARSQIRQLNRAEMKELAEQALQLDTNDAVISAVKKATSME
- a CDS encoding phosphocarrier protein HPr yields the protein MAQKTFTVTAETGIHARPATLLVQTASKFDSDVHLEYKEKKVNLKSIMGVMSLGVGKGAEITIITEGSDEEEALNSLQETLNKEGLAE
- a CDS encoding ABC transporter permease; this translates as MEKGIIDIELWRFIAAYAFVLLLLFIVKWRGISREKQIILASLRMTIQLIIAGYILTYIFDHPSPWLTLSIIVVMEVFAVRNIFKQVKYEMDRKLKGIAAISLCAGTLISLFYFNMVVIHFSPWYEPRYFIPIAGMIVGNAMTGITLGINTLLGGLIEQREKVEGALMLGATPKAASKTYLDNAFDSAILPTLNNMLGMGIIFLPGMMTGQILSGVSPLVAIEYQIAILLGIVGSVALTVVMFILLAYKRLFTKDAQLNI
- a CDS encoding ABC transporter ATP-binding protein, with protein sequence MLYELRDVHYKDILHIKEMDISEHRTTCLVGESGAGKSTLLKLLNKMNIPDRGEIRYKGNSLESVEPVKHRREAVMISQTPLLFGDTVEENLQKGLVFSEKPLASREELLKILTIVKLDKPLDARAEQLSGGERQRLSLGRVLVMKPAVYLLDEPTSALDEETEIEVMKSFITCANGHGGTIIMVTHSTNVAEEYGEEIITIRK
- a CDS encoding DUF58 domain-containing protein translates to MNWKRDIVEDPYISLTLVLLVIVGAASFYVHSYVGLGIFLLMILYFRVHQWYLMKIGEGISIGRTTKRIRLHCDEEQKWEFQLQNKGMSIWGATLKITFKDIVIPTMHPYSSGVEDKIEVSIPFSIRKNEEGSISIPVMGKRRGLCKITNMQLEIPHLFGSGKVLLDLLDNVPSTIIVFPSDSPVKMAEQKLTWKQGDVPIQHSLFHDVFHQIGTRDYIQGDRFQDVHWKATARTGSLQTKIYAPATQKEWMIAINLSDRYAITNQLEEIIQYASYMMRLAVEQNITFSLVLNVRSQGGTPYYYLPPGIGRVHRQRGMEMLSTLSTDEFTIPFHIVLKHLYLRQLVPSVFITAGALGAREEVLLTKIEKQKIQVYKLNSEQKQGVVTLWNRSLKVPS
- a CDS encoding AAA family ATPase, producing the protein MNRLDSIKREMNKVLVGKDKEIDLLLIALLQEGHVLLESVPGTGKTLLAKTFSHCIDGAFKRIQFTPDVLPSDVTGIQFFNPKTQEFELRTGPVVTNVLLADEINRATPRTQASLLEVMEEKQITIDGETVPLEPPFIVVATQNPIESQQGTFPLPAAQLDRFLLKIPFTYPDFEEERGILNRFKSSEPLNTVNKVLSLDELQSLTRQVKEVHISEDIETYILQITRGTREHEWVEVGASPRASLALLKASQAQAFLEGRDFVRPQDIVAVASYVLQHRIQLTIESSLTRTAEEVIEQIVEMSVTPVEARQA
- a CDS encoding SDR family NAD(P)-dependent oxidoreductase, with product MKRMKSKIVCITGGASGIGKTLVEEFAREGAMVEFMDKDLEKGREHSYRLNAEGYNTRFHQADVGVPDEVKGVFNKIKEDHGVLDVLINNAGVSRFMSFWEMEPDDWNSILSSNLSSVFYCSREAASLMKEKGGCIINMASTRASMSEPDTEAYSATKGGIVSLTHSLAITLSEVGIRVNSISPGWIQTEDYDTLRDIDHSQHPSGRVGKPGDIARACLFLAHPDNDFITGENIVIDGGMTRKMIYEH
- a CDS encoding aspartyl-phosphate phosphatase Spo0E family protein, whose translation is MNGTIVARIELVRWKMIESGLRLGLDSPTTIQLSKELDALINIHQRNDTEKTTHNKMIQ
- a CDS encoding cell wall hydrolase, yielding MIKKSFILGIAALSFVTFSTQTFAAGGEHTVEKGESLWDIGKEKSVSVIQLKEANNLKSNEIQPGQTIKIPENNVTTEDRELLAQLVHAEAKGEPYAGKVAVATVVLNRVDSTEFPDTIKSVIYQVSNGHYAFSPVQNGQINQAPSQEARDAVQEALAFRGQGKGSLFFYNPVTSTSDWITSRDTLLTIGKHRFAK
- a CDS encoding YkvS family protein, whose protein sequence is MKKAEIGNVIEFREGLKGIVEKVNENSVIVDLTYMKNYRDLELEEKTVVNHKNYKIVEA